Genomic segment of Triticum aestivum cultivar Chinese Spring chromosome 6A, IWGSC CS RefSeq v2.1, whole genome shotgun sequence:
aagctttgatgtctccaaagcactcactatgccatactgccctttgctcagatggccacataagatgttcttcgcttgagagtcgagttgcttgaatctcttcacatcagcagcgttgatggtaggagtgatAGAGGGGACgacattttccacaacgtaccagagatcgttgtcaattgcctcaagatgcatgcgcatcttatttttccagtaggggtagtctgtcccatcgaaggtaggacacccagcagaaaccttgatcatacatgtggtcgacataactaaaactccaggcgattaaccaaaatcacacagaacaagggagtaccttgctctgatacttgaaagtgcgttaagtcgactagagggggtgaatagacgatttttatgaattcttcactgaggaatttcagggtgaggaaattcctgagcgaagaactacttgcagcggaataagtactcagatgcaaacataacagaacataagcatggtcatcatgatgaaatgaaaacaagcacagagtacataaagtgtaaacacaggataaacaggatgaagacaaacagactgaagaaattgaactgaggaaattgagaaagtcttcagtcaaggtcttcaaacagatatgaacaagcacacaacacagaaatgaggaaatggaagggttgaggaaatggaaccagttagctcggtgaagacaatgatttggtagaccagttccaactactgtgacagttgtacgtctggttagggcagctaggtattcaaacctgaggacacatagtcccggacacccagtcctaaacacaTCCAGGACActcaatcctcaccgtattccccttgagctaaggtcacacagacctctcccaattactcgtggtaagtcttcaggtgacttccaaaccttcacagacttggtcactcggtgatccacaatttcctcttggatgctctagaccatgacgtgtaaccgtctggaagatgcacagtcttcaaaggtaacaagcgtcggatccacgcatgatcaatctcttcagtgatgctcaatcactttgggtttgtaggtgtttgggtttgggtttttctcacttgatgatttttgctcaaagtcctcagaggatgggatgctctcaaatgacaagtgtcagtttctctcggagcagccaaccagctagtggttgtagggggcagctatttatagcctaggaagcagcccgacatgataagacataaatgcccttcaatgatatgaccgttaggtggaaggatattttgggacagctggtgcgtagcacatcaacggtcggaaatttgactatcaaattcctcagggctatcatgttcctcacttgtaggtaatccgcactggcgaattcctaactcctcagtcagaacaaattcctcagagaccagaagaacttcgtctctgtcactgaagaaattgactgaactgcatgagatttccaatggcttcactcgaaaggattggtaggtgtaggatttttagttgagcatcacttggaaacttttccttagtatttcctcgatcccctttagcagtacggtgtttcctatgactcaagaaagagaaaatgaaactacgaaaacaaaagtcttcacgcttcatgttcctcgaatgaataccaagtcttcatggtcacaccaatttcttcactttcaaagtcttcagaaagtcttcagaaatccaaagtcttcagttgaagaacttcatttttaggggtcgactttctctgtaaatatcaaactcctcatagacttatagacctgtgtacactcacaaacgcatcaatccattaacctataagtcttcaatacaccaaaatcactaaggggcactagatgcacttacagcccacactcactaggcgacggtttcaaatgtcgtcgcggaaaggggttaaaaaccgtatgtatagcacctcgttgtaccggTGATTGTCCTATTGTTTTTGGAACTTCTTTTCTGAATGTTGCAGGAGCTTATATAAAAAAGAAAACCATTTCTATGAAATAGGGGGGAGGGTTGAGATGATTAAAGTTCCATTTTCTTTCGTCTTTGGCAAACCATATCAAGAAGAACCTCAAGATAAGGAAGGGCAAAAATTAAACCAACTAACTAAGATTCATCTCCAAACTCCAGAAGATGAAGTTGAAAGGGTCCTGGTAAGACCCGAGTCTttaattgaagaagaagaaaaggaggagaTTTAAATGATAATGGATTCTACTCCCATAGTTTGCCCATGTTTAAATAAAGTGTACGAGGTGCTAGAAAGAAAAGGAGATGAAGAACTACCTTCTCCTATTCTTAAACCATTACCTAAAGGGCTAAGGTATGAGTTTATGGATGGCGCCGAGTGGTTTCCTATTATTGTTAATGCTAACCTTtcaggaaaagaaaaagagaagctATTGACGGTGTTAAGCAAGCACCGAAGGGCTTTGGTCTACTCAATGAAAGATGTGAAGGGGATAGATCCATCCATTTATTCTCACGTTATTCCCATTGAAGGAGCTAAGCTAGCAACTGAAAGTCAAGAAGACGGCATCTTGCTTCCAAGAATGTCGTGGTGATCTCACGACAGATGCCATAAGATGGCTAAAAGTGGGGAGCTACTAAGGACGCTGGTGGGTTCCAGAAGTGTGGTTGGCACACGCAAGTGCGGGACACGAGgcgtacccaggttcggggcccctCGAGGGAGGTAACACCCCTATTCCTGCCGAAATGGTATGATATGTACTATGGTTACagtggtgctcctggagctgtttgggCGAATGAGGAAGAAAGGGCCAGGCCTCAGTTCTTGCCTCTCCTATGAGTGTGTGTGAGTCGGTGTGTGTTCTAATTATCATCTGACCCTCTACatggagggctcctggggggtcTTATAGGACGGCCCCCAGGGTTACATTGGTAAAGTTACATGGGCGCGGGGTCCTGGTGTCATGTTTAGGAGCCAGCAGTGGGGCTGTCGGGCCGCCGGGTGCGGGTCCTACCGAGTGCGCTGGACGCGGGCTGCGCCGGGGTCGCCGGGCACGGGTCTGGTCGGCCGCTCGGTACTGTAGCTTGTCCGCCCCACGCCTCGGTACTGTTGCCATTTCATCTCGTCACAAGAATCGCTCAAGAGGTGGTTACTGGACTGGTTTGGTTTGGCTTGCGAGGCTGACAAGAGTGTGATGATTATGATGTTATATCACATGTGGCTTGCACCGAATGCTACAAGAGATGGGAAGGCTGCTGAGGATGCTCGTTCTTTGGTCGAGTGTGTCTGGAGACTGCTAGAGGAGTGGGCTAACGCACGTGCACCACCAGTCAACACACAGGAGTGAAGCAAATGGAGTCTTGGCGACCTCCTGTCCAAGGATGGCTCAAGTTGAACATCGATGGGGCGACGGCGAATGGCGATGGGtcttgttgaaatatattgcccgtctctcttcatcagttcggacttttgaagcaactggctggagcatgaattcaatatgatATCTGAGCCAAAatgtcttgagttcaagaccctgtcAACACAGTATTAAATAAAATGATTCTGAGGCCTGCACCGATCTcacgtctaaggactaaaataACCTAGACGTGAGGGGggggtgttgaaatatattgcccgcctctcTCCGGAGCACGCAGAGCTATTGGCTTGTCGGAAAGGCGTCCAGCTAGCTTTAGATATTGGAGAACGCAGGGTCATCAGATCAAAGAGCTACTCACCGCGCTGGATGAGTTTAAGGTGGTGTTGGGCTAAACGCTCCGCTAATATTGCGATGCACAATCTAGCTAGAGTTGGCTGCGTGAATAAAATGTGTAAGACTTGGTTTTCTATTTCCTCGTGGCTGAATTAGTCGTGAACTACTTAATAAAAGGCAGCAACTTTTCCTAAAAAAATTGATCAAAGTTTTTctgtacacatttaatatttttcaaataaaattTTAACATTTCTTCACATACAAGTTTagtattttttaaaatacatgatcaacatttttctatacacatttgaatttttttggtacaaatttaacattttttaatacatgctcaacattttttctatacacatttaaaaaaattcaaatagaagttcaacattttttctatacacatgtaTCATTTTTCAAACACAAGTTTAACATTTTGTTGAACACATGGTCAGTTTTTTCAAAAGCTTTATTGACATCTTCTTAAATACATGTCAACTTTTTTCaaacacattgtatatttttcatatacatggccaacattttctctatacacatttaaaaaGATTCAAATGTGTGATtaaaatttttaaaagcatttttCGTAATATATATGTTTAGAATGTTTGAAAgtgtaaaaaaagaaataaaaaatgaaaacaaaaatgtgaagaagaaaaagaacataAAAAAAAGGTTGTGGCCTCCGGCTCACCTGGGCTGGCCCATCTCGAGCTGTCTCGCGTGAAgcctcaaaaataaaaataaaaacctgtCTCGCGTGAAGGGAGACATAGGGGCGGCGCCCTTTGCAACATCGCGATCCCCTTTGCTCGATCCCACTTCCCTCAGGCAGCCACCACCCAAACCCTAGAGTAACACTGCAAAAGCCATGGCCGCCGCCGACCCCATCTGGATGATGCTCGACCGCTTCGTCTTCCGCAGGGATCCCGCCGAGTCCTCCATCGAAGACCGCAGCTATTCCTTCTCGGCCAGCCACATCGCCGGGTCCGCCCCCTTCACCGTTGCTTTCCGCGTCCTCAGCCCCCCGGAGATCTCCCGCCTCTACCTGAAGTGGCCGCCTCTGCTAGATCCAATGAATGGCTCTTCGTGCGATCTCGTGGCGGCGCACGACAACCTCCTCCTGATCAGCCTCACCTCCAGCCCCGGGACTGTGAACACGTACAAGTCCCCAGTTTATCCGCAGGAACACTTCATCTGCAGAGCCTCCACCTCGCCGTCTCAGCCGTCACTGATGCTCCACAAGATCCCGATGTGTACGGAACCGTTGGTCGTGCGTGGGAACAAGGACAAGGTGATAACTACACAGCGCTCATTTCATCCTCACACTGTCGGTATCTTGTGCCGTGGTGATGAAGAGTTCGCCGTGGCACAGCTGAGCTTAAGTAGACCCAATCTAGTAGCCGGTATGCAAGCTGACCTGTGCGTGCTTCGCTCCAGTGTACACAACTGTGATCACAAGTGGGAGGTTGAGCAGCAGCTACCGATCCAGTGCAAGTTCTCCGAATCATCTGACTTGATCTATTGGAAAACTGACACAGTCATCcctttcaagactgctctgtacTGGGTCGACTTCTGCAGCGGAGGTATGCTATTCTGTGATGTCTTCCAGGAAAGGCCTGCCATCTCTTACCTTCAATTGCCTATTTGTAACCGAAATCCTGGTTATGAAGTACGCCCATTTCATGATATGCACCGTTCTGTGTGCATCACCAAAGGCGGCCAGGAGCTCAACTTCATTGATGTCGTCCGTGAGGATGGTAAGCATGTTGGCCCAATGAGCCCTGATACTGGTTTCACTATCAACCGCTATGCTTTGATGACAAGCAGCTGTGGCACCTTGACTTGGAAAAAATTCGTCGTCAAATCTTCTGAATTGGACTCTCTCGAAACCTCTCCATCTCAAGCTCTGACGTTCCCTCTTGTGAGTATGGACAATCCAAACATGGTGCACTTTCTGCTATCTAAGAAAATGGCGGATGGAATCGACAACGTTTCTGTGGTTACTGTTGATATGAAAGCCAAGGAAATGGTGTCGAGTCATCCTTACATTAAGGGTAATGAAGACCTCCTGGGCAAAGACGTGGATATGGTCAGACGAAAGTCCCATCTTCTCCAGCCATTTATTTCCTCCAGGCTTCCAAAATTCTTCAATCGCTCCAGGTATGTTGTTCTCGCAATTTAATGACTTATGTGGTGTACAGTGTGTAGCCCTGTGGTGGTTCCTCATGTTAACCTAGCTTAACTTGACCCCTGTGGTGGTTCCTGATGTTAACCTGGCGTGGCATAACTTGACCTTTTAAGTTGAAGTGAAATTTGCTATAGCACTTAGCGGCTAACAACACTAGGTTGACAATATACATTTCTTGGCTGTTGCTTTTACAGTTGCTTCCACCTTGCATACCATGTTCCGCATTTGGATAGATTGAACTAGAATCGCTGTTCTGATGGTAGGGAGAAAGTGATCACGGAACTCTTGGATAACCGAATCCACTGAGTACATGTTTGCTTTGGTGTTTAGTAGCAAAATCAACTGTCATATTAATCTGGAAGTTTAGGATGCATTCATGCCAGGCATTTTAGAAGTAAACACATGATGGTGCAACATCAAGTTTATGCTAACCTCAAACATTACTTTAAAAAAATGAATGTAAAATTATCAATGTATGACATTAATATGTAGAATTGGatcctactccctccattcacaaatataagatcttctaacttttttctgaatcagatgtatatggacacgttttagtgtgtttgttcattcATTTTGGTCCgaatgtagtccatattgaaatatccaaaacatattatactccatccgttcctaaatataagtccttctaGAGATTCTAATAGAGACTACAtaaggatgtatatagatatatttttaagtgtagattcactcattttgctccgtatgtagtcccttttggaatctctagaaagacttatatttaggaacggagggagtattaaatataGCTTAAGTTTAGTGGCAGACTATAGCTTAGGATTCATCGAATCACTTGCTAACCTTGTCTTGCTAATGGAGTCAACTGAATTTGAAGAAACCAAGTCTCAGATGAAACAACTCAAAAGCTCTGGAGCACAGCATAATTCTTAGCGAAACGAGGTCACAACTATATTCACTTGCATCAGTATCTTCCGTTCATTTATATAGAATGCTGAATTATGGATTGTTAGGATGGCTTTGGGGAAATTGCAATTATTTTGTATTTGTATTCTTTTGCTGCAACAAATTAGTTATATGTCATTTTGATACTACAGGCCTTCCGCATCTTCGGAGAAACACATAACCCAACAGGAATGGAAAGTGACCAAATTTATGGCTTCACTTTTCCTCTCTGAATTTTAGACTTGGGCTTTGTATCAGTTGTTTGCTTTAAATGATAATTATATTTCAGTAATTCGCTTTATTTCAGCAATTATATTTCAGCTATTCCTTTTTTGTTTTAATAGCTTCAAGCGGAAGGTGCAAACAAGACGCCAGGATTAAATCAGGCAGCCAATTATCGTCAATGTCTAGACATCCTGCATCGTAATATTACGATCATGAAAAAAAAACACTAGCTATCTGATGCACTAGTTTATTAATAGTATGATATCTCCAATGAACTTGTAGTAGCATGTGATGTTGTATCTTGGTTAATAACTGCCAAAACTTACTGTGGGTGCGAAATGTGAAGACTTCTGTTATGTGGTTTATCATGGTAAATCTTTTTTCCTGATGATTGTGATGTTACCGGTAATTTTAACAGTGACTATCTGATTTCCTTTAAGCTTCCCGTGAAACTGTATGGGGTAAGGCAGTGGGGGTGCTAAATTTCATGTTGTGACATTTTGGCTTCCTTGACCTTCTGGTTTTCCCAAAAATCCTTAACGAACTGGCTTTCTAAAGTCTCTTGTATAATTATTGATATCCAAACAACCACTAAGAGTGATAGGATCATTGGTTCCCATCAGATTGACTGACGAGGCTAACAGGAACAAGCTAACTCCTATTATCACTCCATTGCAACTGCAACAATATCAATAACTTGAACACCTCAACAACCTCCGCCGGGACAAGCAGGAAATAGATCGTTTGCTTTGTAAAGCAAGGAAGAACAATTTGGCCTTCCATACCAGAAGTAGCAAGAAGAAAGGCACTACCAACAAATTAGCAAGGCAGATTCGAATTTTCCGGCAGGAGAGCGGCGTTTCGGTGCCCGGGTGCAGAACGGTCAAAAAAAAAATCGTAAAAGatttagaaaaattcaaaaaattccaaaaaatatttgga
This window contains:
- the LOC123128233 gene encoding uncharacterized protein isoform X1, with product MAAADPIWMMLDRFVFRRDPAESSIEDRSYSFSASHIAGSAPFTVAFRVLSPPEISRLYLKWPPLLDPMNGSSCDLVAAHDNLLLISLTSSPGTVNTYKSPVYPQEHFICRASTSPSQPSLMLHKIPMCTEPLVVRGNKDKVITTQRSFHPHTVGILCRGDEEFAVAQLSLSRPNLVAGMQADLCVLRSSVHNCDHKWEVEQQLPIQCKFSESSDLIYWKTDTVIPFKTALYWVDFCSGGMLFCDVFQERPAISYLQLPICNRNPGYEVRPFHDMHRSVCITKGGQELNFIDVVREDGKHVGPMSPDTGFTINRYALMTSSCGTLTWKKFVVKSSELDSLETSPSQALTFPLVSMDNPNMVHFLLSKKMADGIDNVSVVTVDMKAKEMVSSHPYIKGNEDLLGKDVDMVRRKSHLLQPFISSRLPKFFNRSRPSASSEKHITQQEWKVTKFMASLFLSEF
- the LOC123128233 gene encoding uncharacterized protein isoform X2, with amino-acid sequence MAAADPIWMMLDRFVFRRDPAESSIEDRSYSFSASHIAGSAPFTVAFRVLSPPEISRLYLKWPPLLDPMNGSSCDLVAAHDNLLLISLTSSPGTVNTYKSPVYPQEHFICRASTSPSQPSLMLHKIPMCTEPLVVRGNKDKVITTQRSFHPHTVGILCRGDEEFAVAQLSLSRPNLVAGMQADLCVLRSSVHNCDHKWEVEQQLPIQCKFSESSDLIYWKTDTVIPFKTALYWVDFCSGGMLFCDVFQERPAISYLQLPICNRNPGYEVRPFHDMHRSVCITKGGQELNFIDVVREDGKHVGPMSPDTGFTINRYALMTSSCGTLTWKKFVVKSSELDSLETSPSQALTFPLVSMDNPNMVHFLLSKKMADGIDNVSVVTVDMKAKEMVSSHPYIKGNEDLLGKDVDMVRRKSHLLQPFISSRLPKFFNRSSFKRKVQTRRQD